In one window of Festucalex cinctus isolate MCC-2025b chromosome 14, RoL_Fcin_1.0, whole genome shotgun sequence DNA:
- the psda gene encoding PH and SEC7 domain-containing protein 1 isoform X3 translates to MEVELLTCHGGGSAPETAVVRRSLKYSETDLDRVPLRCYRETDLDEVMRAQAADADPSGGTAPTEEGEDATVTRAGVCMQQQMAAAHRDADFSLLLKGTAAAAAAGADVPRQPSDSHLDSFSRHFESIMEGHRAKGTSYSSLDSVDLLTSGSTAVFTFDLPTLTPEIQSQICESAKNIIELSLAGRSEISSRDERSAPGRTGWEKEPGRPSILKDGFHKASSAPSLRSNAARERAAAPRPPEPPRPQADDGAGAEADPRAARRLAERLHRLQGFRKSDVSAHLSKNNDFSQMVAEEYLANFHFEGLTIDRALRSFLSKLTLTGESQERERVLAHFSRRYVACNPGGRAAQDSIHTLTCALMLLNVDLHGNNVGKRMSCSQFISNLEGLNDGKDFPKDMLKSLYASIKKDKLQWTIDEEELRTSTADGRTDSASRTMKRAEAGGNHLAAAARRADGELYKSGFLVRKVHADADGKKTSRGKRGWKSFYATLRGRVLYLQKDEYGAERQLTDDDVRNGVSLHHALAMRAADYAKRPNVFYLRTADWRVFLMQAPSCEDMRSWITRINVVAAMFSAPPFPAAIGSQKRFTRPLLPGSTTKLSQEEQASSHEARFRAASSELDEHVGGGGAAPERKVKGRELDEHKARREYLEFEKTRYGTYAMLLRAKMSAGEEDLAAFEARLLEDGLSSSSSPPPAAEAHGTGKTRASAKTLKVASSHLLCDGAARPGDESGKEEEEEEEEETPLHNQRVKLAARQEVVP, encoded by the exons ATGGAGGTGGAGCTGCTGACCTGCCACGGCGGCGGCTCGGCCCCCGAGACGGCCGTGGTCCGGCGCAGCCTCAAATACTCTGAGACGGATCTGGACCGCGTTCCGCTGCGCTGCTACCGAGAAACCGATCTGGATGAG GTGATGCGGGCGCAGGCAGCCGACGCGGATCCTTCCGGAGGGACGGCGCCgacggaggagggggaggacgCGACGGTGACGCGGGCCGGCGTTTGCATGCAACAACAGATGGCCGCCGCCCACCGTGACGCTGACTTCAGTCTGTTGCTGAAGGG gacggcggcggcggcggcggcgggcgccgACGTCCCCCGCCAGCCCTCCGACAGCCACCTGGATTCTTTCAGCCGCCATTTTGAAAGCATCATGGAGGGCCACCGGGCCAAAGGGACGTCCTACAGCAGCCTGGACAGCGTGGACCTTCTCACCTCGGGATCCACGGCCGTCTTCACCTTTGACCTGCCCACGCTCACCCCGGAAATCCAG AGTCAAATCTGCGAGAGCGCCAAGAACATCATCGAGCTGAGTTTGGCCGGCCGCTCGGAAATCTCCTCCCGGGACGAGCGCTCTGCTCCGGGCCGGACCGGATGGGAGAAGGAGCCGGGGCGGCCCTCCATCCTGAAAGACGGCTTCCACAAAGCCAGCTCGGCGCCGTCGCTCCGCAGCAACGCCGCCAG GGAACGCGCGGCGGCGCCCCGCCCCCCCGAGCCGCCGCGCCCGCAGGCCGACGACGGCGCCGGCGCCGAGGCCGACCCGCGGGCCGCCAGACGCCTCGCCGAGCGCCTCCATCGGCTGCAAGGCTTCCGCAAGTCGGACGTGTCCGCGCACCTCAGCAAGAA CAACGACTTCAGTCAGATGGTGGCGGAAGAATATCTGGCCAACTTCCACTTTGAAGGCCTCACCATCGACCGAGCGCTCAG AAGCTTCCTCAGCAAGTTGACCCTGACGGGAGAAAGTCAGGAGCGCGAGCGCGTCCTGGCTCACTTTTCCAGAAGATACGTGGCCTGCAACCCCGGCGGCCGCGCCGCCCAAG ACAGCATCCACACGCTGACTTGCGCGCTGATGCTGCTCAATGTCGATCTCCATGGAAAC AATGTGGGCAAGAGGATGTCGTGCAGTCAGTTCATCTCCAACCTGGAAGGTCTGAATGATGGGAAAGATTTTCCCAAAGATATgctcaag tcGTTGTACGCGTCGATCAAGAAGGACAAACTGCAGTGGACCAT CGACGAGGAGGAGTTGCGGACGTCCACGGCGGACGGTCGGACGGACTCGGCCTCCCGCACCATGAAGCGAGCGGAGGCGGGCGGCAACCacctggcggcggcggcgcggcgTGCCGACGGCGAGCTGTACAAGAGCGGTTTCCTGGTGCGAAAAGTCCACGCCGACGCCGACGGAAAGAAAA cGTCTCGAGGCAAGCGAGGCTGGAAATCCTTCTACGCCACCTTGAGGGGTCGAGTGCTCTACCTGCAGAAG GACGAGTACGGCGCCGAGCGGCAGCTGACGGACGACGACGTGCGCAACGGCGTGTCGCTGCACCACGCGCTGGCCATGAGGGCCGCCGACTACGCCAAGCGGCCCAACGTCTTCTACCTGCGCACCGCCGACTGGAGGGTCTTCCTCATGCAGGCGCC GTCGTGCGAGGACATGCGCTCGTGGATCACTCGCATCAACGTGGTGGCGGCCATGTTCTCGGCGCCGCCCTTCCCGGCCGCCATCGGATCACAGAAGCGCTTCACTCGCCCGCTGCTGCCCGGCTCCACCACCAAACTGTCGCAG GAAGAGCAGGCGTCGTCTCACGAGGCTCGTTTCCGGGCGGCGTCCTCGGAGCTGGACGAGCACGTCGGCGGAGGTGGCGCCGCGCCGGAGCGCAAGGTTAAAGGTCGCGAGCTGGACGAGCACAAAGCGCGGCGAGAGTATTTGGAGTTTGAG AAAACGCGTTACGGTACGTACGCCATGTTGCTCCGCGCCAAGATGTCCGCCGGCGAGGAGGACTTGGCGGCCTTCGAGGCGCGACTCTTGGAGGACGGCctctcgtcctcgtcctcgccACCGCCAGCGGCAGAAGCGCACGGCACAGGCAAGACGCGCGCTTCCGCCAAAACTTTGAAGGTGGCGTCCTCGCATTTGCTCTGTGACGGCGCCGCACGGCCAGGAGACGAAAgcgggaaggaggaggaggaggaggaggaggaggaaacgcCGCTGCACAACCAACGCGTCAAGTTAGCAGCCAGACAGGAAGTGGTACCGTGA
- the nfkb2 gene encoding LOW QUALITY PROTEIN: nuclear factor NF-kappa-B p100 subunit (The sequence of the model RefSeq protein was modified relative to this genomic sequence to represent the inferred CDS: inserted 2 bases in 1 codon) has protein sequence MCFVSCYAFDSATLGADLEFQQVTRTSAKKSRMTEAQLINGYDNDLQFNLTPYEYLPPVDVKTEAYIPETAHGPYIQIIEEPKQRGFRFRYECEGPSHGGLPGASSEKNRRTYPTVKINNYVGHARVEVQLVTHTDPPRVHAHSLVGRHCNENGTCTLDVGPNDLSASFSNLGILHVTKKGVTEVLTRRLRDEWRRRRGGSAAATLTAGEESALSKEAKELSKMVDLNIVRLKFTAFLADGDGGFTRALRAVVSNPIYDSKSPNASNLKISRIDKTCGSVLGGDEIFLLCDKVQKDDIEIRFYEDEDGGWEAFGDFAPTDVHKQYAIVFKTPPYHTAELERPVTVFLQLKRKKAGDCSDPKHFTYIPHVQDKEEVLKKKQKPLPHYEPWRGGGERGGGGAGGFGGGGAAGEGFHFGHQHMNGTAGGGGGGGVFYSGSVVGFGGGAHMAGSXPPSTGNCQQSVGRVATRAFFRSRAVMSLTSLTSRLVLPAAAAAFRARQARGALLRYCASGDARVLLALHGRLCATRDAGGDTPLHLSIIHQQTAVTRQLVDTLLSDGQGHALNVANRLQQTALHLAVLTRQACAVEALMRAGADPGLRDKDGRCPLHLAALGGDVATLRAALAHLGEGHAHLLNTADYHGLSPLHLAVRRDGHRCLRMLVEGGAKVNAAEMKGGHTALHMAVNQNLLKITCALVTELKADVNARTFGGNTPLHLAAAAHAHTLCSVLLAAGADKDVENDEPLVFSSSDDERDEEEEAGTNASSQPISCRKRRVCGHTPLDLAKCHKVRRLLASASASAPHVANNVVKEKADGERWHVDAGTLRELVAALSRAGVPWSKLADKLGMMTLAHLYRDSPAPYHSLLQHYQLGGGPLEDVLEALESLGVHDGVRLLRPRQTPDAPQDKLRQESTVDSGFSSQPIEDEEQSAAANH, from the exons ATGTGTTTCGTTTCCTGTTATGCTTTCGACTCGGCGACACTTGGGGCCGATTTGGAGTTTCAACAAGTAACTCGCACATCGGCAAAG AAGAGCAGAATGACGGAAGCTCAGTTGATCAACGGCTACGACAACGAC TTGCAGTTCAACTTGACGCCGTACGAATATCTTCCTCCCGTGGACGTCAAGACGGAAGCGTACATACCCGAGACAG CGCACGGGCCTTACATTCAAATCATCGAAGAGCCCAAACAG cgCGGCTTTCGCTTTCGCTATGAGTGCGAGGGTCCGTCACACGGGGGCCTGCCAGGAGCCTCCAGCGAGAAGAACCGAAGGACGTACCCCACCGTCAAG ATCAACAACTACGTGGGCCACGCCCGCGTGGAGGTCCAGCTGGTGACGCACACGGACCCGCCGCGCGTGCACGCCCACAGCCTGGTGGGCCGCCACTGCAACGAGAACGGCACCTGCACCCTGGACGTGGGACCCAACGACCTGAGCGCCTC TTTCAGCAACCTGGGCATCCTGCACGTGACCAAGAAAGGCGTGACGGAGGTGCTGACGCGCCGCCTGCGCGACGAGTGGCGCCGGCGTCGGGGAGGCTCGGCGGCGGCTACGCTGACGGCGGGCGAGGAGAGCGCGCTGAGCAAGGAGGCCAAGGAGCTGTCCAAGATGGTGGACCTCAACATCGTGCGCCTCAAGTTCACCGCCTTCCTGGCCGACGGCGACGGCGGATTCACGCGGGCGCTCAGGGCCGTCGTGTCCAACCCCATCTACGACAGCA AATCCCCCAACGCGTCCAACCTGAAGATCTCCCGCATCGACAAGACGTGCGGATCCGTGCTGGGAGGAGACGAGATCTTCCTGCTCTGTGACAAAGTCCAAAAAG ACGACATCGAGATCCGCTTCTACGAGGACGAGGACGGCGGCTGGGAGGCCTTTGGCGACTTTGCGCCCACGGACGTTCACAAGCAG TACGCCATCGTGTTCAAGACGCCGCCGTACCACACGGCCGAGCTGGAGCGGCCCGTCACCGTCTTCTTGCAACTCAAGAGGAAAAAGGCGGGAGACTGCAGCGACCCCAAACACTTCACCTACATTCCTCACgttcaag ACAAAGAGGAGGTGCTGAAGAAGAAACAAAAGCCCCTCCCCCACTATGAGCCCTGGCGAGGAGGCGGtgaacgaggaggaggaggagccggcGGATTCGGAGGGGGAGGAGCCGCAGGTGAAG GTTTTCACTTCGGCCACCAGCACATGAACGGCAcggcgggaggaggaggagggggcggaGTTTTCTATTCAGGAAGCGTGGTCGGCTTTGGAGGAGGAGCACACATGGCGGGCTC GCCCCCGAGCACAGGCAACTGTCAGCAGTCGGTAGGACGCGTCGCCACGCGAGCCTTCTTTCGTTCGCGCGCCGTCATGTCACTGACGTCACTGACGTCACGTCTCGTCCTACCCgcagccgccgccgccttcCGGGCTCGCCAGGCACGCGGCGCCCTCCTGAGGTACTGCGCCAGCGGCGACGCTCGGGTCCTGCTGGCGCTGCACGGACGCCTGTGCGCCACGCGGGACGCCGGCGGAGACAC TCCCCTGCACCTGTCCATCATCCACCAGCAGACGGCCGTCACCCGCCAGCTGGTCGACACGTTGCTTAGCGACGGGCAAGGACACGCGCTCAACGTCGCCAACCGCCTGCAGCAG ACGGCGCTTCACCTGGCCGTGCTGACGCGTCAAGCGTGCGCGGTGGAGGCGCTGATGAGGGCGGGGGCGGATCCCGGCCTGCGGGACAAAGACGGCCGCTGCCCGCTGCACCTGGCGGCGCTGGGCGGCGACGTCGCCACGCTGCGAGCCGCCTTGGCCCACCTGGGGGAAGGACACGCCCACCTCCTGAACACGGCCGATTACCACG GTTTGTCCCCGCTTCACCTGGCGGTGCGTCGCGACGGCCACCGTTGCCTGCGGATGCTGGTGGAGGGCGGCGCCAAAGTCAACGCGGCCGAGATGAAGGGCGGACACACGGCGCTGCACATGGCCGTCAATCAAAACCTCCTCAAGATCACCTGCGCGCTGGTCACCGAG TTGAAGGCGGACGTGAACGCTCGCACTTTTGGAGGAAACACGCCCCTTCACCTGGCCGCTgccgcacacgcgcacaccttGTGTTCCGTCCTGCTCGCGGCAG GTGCCGACAAAGACGTGGAGAACGACGAGCCGCTCGTCTTTAGCTCCTCCGACGACGAGCGAGACGAAGAAGAGGAGGCGGGCACGAATGCATCCTCGCAGCCAATCAGCTGCCGGAAGAGACGCGTGTGCGGTCACACGCCGCTGGACCTGGCCAAATGTCACAAG GTCAGGAGGCTGCTGGCGTCCGCTTCGGCGTCGGCTCCTCACGTCGCCAACAACGTCGTGAAAGAAAAAGCAG ACGGCGAGCGTTGGCACGTGGACGCGGGCACGCTGCGCGAGCTCGTGGCGGCGCTGAGCCGGGCCGGCGTGCCGTGGAGCAAACTGGCCGACAAACTGGGCATGATGACGCTGGCTCACCTCTACCGGGatagccccgccccctaccacAGCCTCCTGCAACACTACCAG CTGGGCGGCGGTCCGCTGGAAGACGTGCTGGAGGCCTTGGAGTCGCTGGGCGTGCACGATGGCGTCCGCCTGCTGCGACCGCGACAGACGCCCGACGCGCCGCAGGACAAACTCCGACAAG AATCGACGGTGGACAGCGGCTTCAGCAGTCAGCCAATCGAAGACGAGGAGCAGTCGGCTGCGGCCAATCACTGA